The genomic stretch CATCCATACCGGCCGCACGACGCTCACGGAGACCGGATACGTCGGCATCGCGGTCCATACCGCCGCACGCGTGTGCTCCGCGGGCCATGGTGGACAGATCCTGCTGTCGTCGGCGTCGCGCGATGCCGTCGAAGGGAGTCAGACCGCCGGCATCGTGCTGCGGACCCTGGGCAGCTACGCGCTCGCGGGCCTGCCGGAGCCCGAGACCTTGTTCCAACTGCACGCGGCCGGTCTTCGCGTGAAGTTCCCCAAGCTGCGCTCGACGGCGGTCAGCCCTTCACGCCCCCGACGCGGATCCCCTCGATGAAGTACCGCTGGAAGGCGAAGAACACGACGATCATCGGGATCGCGGCGACGGCCGCGCCGGTCATGAGCATGCCGAAGTCGGTGTTGAACTCCCCCTGCAGCGTCGCGAGCCCGACCTGGACCGGGTATTTCGCAGGATCGCGCAGGATGACGAGCGGGAAGATGAACGCGTTCCAGTAGCGATTGAAGGTGAAGATCGCCAGCACGGCGAGCGCCGGTTTGGACAGCGGCAGGATGATCCGCGTGTAGACCTGCCACTCGGACGCGCCGTCGAGGCGGGCTGCCTGCTCGAGGTCACCCGGCAGCGTCTGGATGAACTGCTTCATGAGGAACACGCCGAAGACATCCGCGAGCCCGGGCACGATGACGCCCGGATAGGTGTCGAGCAGCCCGATCGTTCGCAGGATGAAGAACACCGGAATGAGCGTGACCTGCGCGGGGACCGTGAGCGTGCTCACGACGAGCCAGAACATCACGTTCTTTCCCGGGAAGCGCCGCTTCGCGAATGCGTAGCCGGCCATGCTGTCGAACAGCAGGTGGAACGCCGTGATGACGCCCGCGATCACAACGGTGTTC from Candidatus Limnocylindria bacterium encodes the following:
- a CDS encoding carbohydrate ABC transporter permease encodes the protein MSSIRTKLPVHLVLLAAGLLSLFPLYWLFLTSLSPSQYVVKVPPEIVPRELTLSNYQRLFETTPIVRWLVNTVVIAGVITAFHLLFDSMAGYAFAKRRFPGKNVMFWLVVSTLTVPAQVTLIPVFFILRTIGLLDTYPGVIVPGLADVFGVFLMKQFIQTLPGDLEQAARLDGASEWQVYTRIILPLSKPALAVLAIFTFNRYWNAFIFPLVILRDPAKYPVQVGLATLQGEFNTDFGMLMTGAAVAAIPMIVVFFAFQRYFIEGIRVGGVKG